A genome region from Tolypothrix sp. PCC 7712 includes the following:
- the ychF gene encoding redox-regulated ATPase YchF, translated as MLRAGIVGLPNVGKSTLFNAVVANAKAEAANFPFCTIEPNVGVVAVPDERLNVLSNISGSAQIIPARIEFVDIAGLVKGASQGEGLGNQFLSHIREVDAIVHVVRCFENDDIIHVAGSVDPARDIEIINLELGLSDLAQIERRIDRTRKQARTSKDAQFEITVLEKLAAALNEGKSVRQVSLTEEEAEIIKGLGLLTNKPIIYAANVSEDDLATGNDFVEKVRQIAAPENAQVVIVSAQVEAELVELPEEDKADFLASLGVEEGGLKSLIRATYTLLGLRTYFTSGPKETRAWTIHAGMSAPQAAGVIHSDFERGFIRAETVAYDDLVTTGSMNGAKEKGLVRSEGKEYIVKEGDVMLFRFNV; from the coding sequence ATGCTACGAGCCGGAATTGTCGGACTACCCAACGTCGGAAAATCTACTTTATTTAATGCTGTAGTTGCTAACGCCAAAGCCGAAGCCGCTAACTTCCCCTTTTGCACCATTGAACCCAATGTCGGCGTTGTTGCAGTACCGGATGAGCGCTTAAATGTTCTCTCTAACATATCCGGTTCAGCACAAATTATCCCAGCGCGTATTGAGTTTGTGGATATTGCCGGTTTGGTAAAAGGTGCAAGCCAAGGTGAGGGACTAGGTAATCAATTTCTCTCTCACATCCGGGAAGTAGATGCAATTGTTCATGTGGTGCGTTGTTTTGAAAATGATGATATCATTCACGTCGCTGGTTCCGTTGACCCAGCACGGGATATTGAAATCATTAATTTAGAGCTTGGTTTATCAGATTTAGCACAAATTGAACGCCGCATTGACCGCACCCGCAAGCAAGCACGGACTAGCAAAGATGCACAATTTGAAATCACAGTTCTAGAAAAATTAGCTGCGGCTTTAAATGAAGGTAAATCAGTCAGACAAGTTAGTTTAACTGAAGAAGAAGCCGAAATTATTAAAGGACTAGGACTGCTGACGAATAAACCAATTATTTACGCCGCCAATGTCTCTGAAGATGACTTAGCAACTGGCAATGATTTTGTTGAGAAAGTGCGGCAAATAGCAGCGCCAGAAAATGCCCAGGTCGTTATAGTTTCTGCTCAAGTAGAAGCTGAACTAGTAGAATTACCTGAAGAAGATAAAGCTGATTTCTTAGCATCTTTAGGAGTAGAAGAAGGCGGTTTAAAATCTTTAATTCGTGCTACTTACACTCTGTTAGGCTTACGGACATATTTCACCAGCGGCCCTAAAGAAACTCGTGCTTGGACAATTCACGCCGGAATGTCTGCACCCCAAGCAGCAGGTGTAATTCACTCCGATTTTGAACGGGGATTTATTCGCGCCGAAACCGTTGCTTATGATGATTTAGTAACAACTGGTTCGATGAATGGTGCGAAAGAAAAAGGTTTAGTGAGAAGTGAAGGTAAAGAATATATCGTTAAAGAAGGCGATGTGATGTTGTTCCGATTTAATGTGTAA
- the nifH gene encoding nitrogenase iron protein: protein MSIDSKIRQIAFYGKGGIGKSTTSQNTLAAMAEMGQRILIVGCDPKADSTRLMLHSKAQTTVLHLAAERGAVEDLELEEVMLTGFRGVKCVESGGPEPGVGCAGRGIITAINFLEENGAYQDVDFVSYDVLGDVVCGGFAMPIRENKAQEIYIVTSGEMMAMYAANNIARGILKYAHSGGVRLGGLICNSRKTDREHELIETLAKRLNTQMIHFVPRDNIVQHAELRRMTVNEYAPDSNQSNEYRALATKIINNQNLQIPTPIEMEELEELLIEFGILESEENAAKLIGAPAESTAK, encoded by the coding sequence ATGTCTATCGATAGCAAAATCAGACAAATAGCTTTCTACGGTAAAGGCGGTATTGGTAAGTCTACTACCTCTCAAAACACTCTGGCAGCAATGGCAGAAATGGGACAACGCATCCTAATTGTAGGTTGCGACCCTAAAGCAGACTCAACTCGTTTGATGTTGCACTCTAAAGCACAAACCACCGTTCTTCACTTGGCTGCTGAACGTGGTGCAGTAGAAGACCTCGAACTTGAAGAAGTCATGCTGACTGGCTTCCGTGGTGTTAAGTGCGTAGAGTCAGGCGGCCCAGAACCCGGCGTAGGTTGTGCTGGTCGTGGTATTATTACCGCCATTAACTTCTTGGAAGAAAACGGTGCTTACCAAGATGTTGACTTCGTATCTTACGACGTATTAGGCGACGTTGTTTGCGGTGGTTTTGCTATGCCTATCCGTGAAAACAAAGCACAAGAAATCTACATCGTTACCTCTGGTGAAATGATGGCGATGTACGCCGCTAACAACATTGCTCGTGGTATTTTGAAATATGCTCACTCCGGTGGTGTGCGTTTAGGTGGTTTGATTTGTAACAGCCGTAAAACTGACCGGGAACACGAACTCATCGAAACCTTGGCAAAACGGTTGAACACCCAAATGATTCACTTCGTACCTCGCGACAATATTGTTCAACACGCAGAATTGCGTCGGATGACTGTTAACGAATACGCACCAGATAGCAACCAATCTAACGAATACCGCGCATTAGCTACGAAGATCATCAACAACCAGAATCTTCAAATTCCTACACCAATTGAAATGGAAGAACTAGAAGAATTGTTGATTGAATTTGGTATTCTCGAAAGCGAAGAAAATGCTGCAAAATTAATTGGTGCGCCAGCTGAAAGCACTGCAAAGTAA